A section of the Triplophysa dalaica isolate WHDGS20190420 chromosome 8, ASM1584641v1, whole genome shotgun sequence genome encodes:
- the LOC130427109 gene encoding uncharacterized protein LOC130427109, producing MDKDSETNTTPEQQQMGLKRQRGVAKAAVTRLMTQITTAMDCNQPKEVEFKLAGLDEAVKRFHEIHDTYHETLEDDDDLDASKGYLTSVLRDVQDLQHTVLSWQDDFKPPMEDPSVESSDGLNFQEEEPMLDEAAYLPMSSVEQLSTELQGLHNLRLKENKEFSMLIAQQEERLRAEFNLQLQQAEYEMEGLKGLLKLKDAEMKENRRKAELTTTNKDFSTPVSGNPSLNFRPSLSTVNENSLCQLLDLSRQQYQSHIDSMHLPPVDIIKFDGEPLKYWQFMRLFSSVIDKETVPDQEKLTRLHQYTVGQARDAISHCLYNPNSSLGYAEAMAILKRRFGNPYAISQAWVDKVLNYKDIKDNKQLQSFADILCSCRDTLKAMKCEEELNGGRALLQIVEKLPEDMKKRWLTKNYEIIKSGSLPKLDDIVSLVEAEAAKRADPIFGNLLSHASRNSPTNMKSSFNKKRQTFATVSFTKESTTSFTPKTTSRFKCPKCTEGHFLNQCQAFRALSVQERLAFVQQKQLCLNCFMKGHRSTVCTRNWVCKVPGCGKKHNSWLHSAIVASNNDKTQSTIQAIEDEPAADPPQAIQAHATRKYIEASQKKIALPILPVVVSDRHNRFSMNVFALLDSGSNGTFASKKLIHALKLESRKTNIKLNTMETKNLNVVTLEVDIRVEDAQQRNSYLMKGVLCRDHLNISLDNLVTQHEVFQWPHLKEIADEISLPDVDLADEVHLLIGLDQPDILAPRETRCGESGEPYAILTGLGWTLHGPVADGSTSISANFVQADNSLQQAVERFWKLDDPVHVNNDSLSVVDEQVVDLWNKRSVKEDGHYTLPIPFKEHLPRLPNNYTMAKHRLDLLGKRLKKDPTLHQKYKEGIKDSLLKGYAEEVIDINSEDSCVWYLPHHPVIHPRKPEKVRIVFDCAARYQGTSLNDRVHQGPDLTNKLLGVLLKFRQEPIALNADIESMFYQVRVPTDERNVLRFLWWQDNDPDKQPKHYRMTAHLFGGVWSPSAANFALQRVAEDNRGNFSKAAVDTVRSNFYVDDCLKSVSTEEDAIKLASELRELLNCGGFRLTKWLSNSKEVMRSIPAEYWAKSLHEVNLDQEDLPFERTLGVLWDVERDCFTFDVKAVDKPTTKRGVLSTTSSIYDPLGFASPFVLKAKAIFQELCRMKVDWDEELPVDMVAQWRRWLNDLPLLSALTIPRCLRPTPTSCLLVAQLHHFSDASELAYGAISYIRIGDTCRLVMSKARLAPIKPVSIPRLELLAAVVATELDQHIKGHLEIPIERTFFWTDSTIVLQYINNKLCRFKTFVANRISKIHERSEPCQWRHIDSALNPADDVSRGMNMGEFMSNEQWVSGPHFLRLGEEHWPAQPIINDLPEEAEIKRIKEVYAASVKPNQVMENAVDRLLERYSSWHRLKRATAILLRVKALLRKRASGNLSDPITVSELQHAELAILKYIQTASFGSSQVKTSSLLKLKSFEDENDKLLRVGGRLTNAPIPFEAKHPVILPNNHHVTQLIISHYHLRLGHAGPERVLSEIRQRFWILKGRAVINRTLKSCIQCRKLRARPQVQQMADLPNSRVTPGEPPFTRVGIDYFGPFLVKKARSELKRYGCLFTCLTTRAIHLEVAHTLNTDSFINALQRFIARRGPATEIRSDNGTNFVGGLQELRKAISEWNQQKISDYLLQNNVKWIFNPPAASHMGGVWERQIRTVRSILNSVLSQQAPDDEGLTTLFCCVESIVNGRPITKLSDDPSDPLPLTPNHLLLLRSGPILPPGAFVKQDIYRRRWRQVQYLADVFWCRWLKEYLPALQQRQKWLQPKQNLQIGDLVLILHERTPRNHWPLGLITQVYPGSDGLVRTVEVKTQAGVFIRPADKICLLEASLLS from the coding sequence ATGGATAAAGATTCAGAAACAAATACCACTCCTGAGCAACAACAAATGGGTCTCAAGCGTCAACGTGGAGTGGCAAAGGCTGCTGTGACGCGCTTGATGACACAGATTACAACCGCTATGGACTGCAACCAGCCCAAAGAGGTGGAATTTAAACTTGCTGGTTTGGATGAGGCTGTAAAGCGCTTTCATGAGATTCATGACACATACCATGAGACActagaagatgatgatgatcttGATGCTTCAAAGGGCTATTTAACATCAGTCCTGCGTGATGTTCAAGACTTGCAGCACACTGTCTTGAGCTGGCAAGATGACTTTAAGCCACCAATGGAGGATCCAAGCGTAGAGTCTTCAGATGGTCTTAATTTCCAAGAGGAAGAGCCAATGCTTGATGAAGCTGCTTACCTTCCAATGTCTTCCGTAGAACAGCTTTCTACCGAGCTTCAAGGGCTACACAATCTGagactgaaagaaaataaagagtttTCCATGCTTATTGCTCAACAGGAAGAACGTCTGCGTGCAGAGTTTAACTTACAACTTCAGCAAGCTGAATATGAAATGGAGGGACTGAAAGGCTTACTGAAACTCAAGGATGCTGAGATGAAGGAAAATCGTCGAAAGGCTGAgctaacaacaacaaataaagaCTTTTCTACTCCTGTCTCAGGTAACCCATCCCTTAACTTTCGTCCATCACTTTCTACAGTGAACGAGAATTCTTTATGCCAACTACTAGATCTGTCAAGACAACAATATCAGTCACACATCGATTCCATGCACCTACCACCTGTTGACATCATCAAGTTCGATGGAGAACCCTTAAAGTACTGGCAGTTCATGAGATTGTTCTCCTCAGTGATAGATAAAGAGACCGTGccagatcaagagaaactcaCTCGACTGCATCAATACACGGTCGGCCAAGCTAGAGATGCTATCTCACATTGCTTGTACAACCCCAACTCTAGTCTGGGCTATGCGGAAGCCATGGCTATTCTCAAGAGACGTTTTGGCAATCCATATGCAATATCACAAGCATGGGTTGACAAGGTGCTTAATTACAAAGACATTAAAGACAACAAGCAGTTGCAAAGCTTTGCTGACATTCTGTGCAGCTGCAGAGACACCTTAAAAGCAATGAAGTGTGAGGAAGAGCTGAATGGTGGACGCGCATTGCTACAAATTGTAGAAAAGCTACCTGAAGACATGAAGAAAAGATGGCTTACAAAAAACTACGAGATCATCAAATCTGGAAGTTTGCCAAAGTTGGATGACATCGTCAGTCTTGTTGAAGCAGAAGCTGCTAAGAGGGCAGATCCTATCTTCGGGAATCTTCTTAGCCATGCCAGTCGAAATTCTCCAACAAATATGAAGTCAAGTTTCAACAAGAAGAGGCAGACATTTGCAACAGTATCATTTACTAAAGAATCCACTACATCGTTCACACCAAAGACAACATCAAGATTTAAGTGTCCAAAGTGCACTGAAGGACACTTTCTGAACCAATGTCAAGCTTTTAGAGCTCTGTCTGTTCAAGAGCGTTTGGCCTTTGTTCAACAAAAGCAACTCTGTCTGAACTGTTTCATGAAAGGTCATCGCAGCACAGTATGTACTCGCAACTGGGTATGCAAGGTGCCTGGatgtggaaaaaaacacaacagttgGCTGCACTCTGCTATCGTAGCTTCTAATAACGACAAAACCCAATCTACTATTCAAGCTATTGAAGATGAGCCAGCTGCTGACCCGCCACAAGCCATTCAAGCACATGCCACCAGAAAGTACATTGAAGCCAGTCAAAAGAAGATTGCACTTCCTATCTTGCCAGTAGTGGTTTCAGACAGACACAACCGATTCTCTATGAATGTCTTTGCTTTGCTTGACAGTGGCTCCAATGGGACCTTTGCTTCTAAGAAGCTAATTCATGCTCTTAAACTAGAGTCACGTAAAACGAACATTAAACTGAACACCATGGAGACAAAAAATCTTAATGTAGTCACCCTAGAAGTGGATATACGAGTTGAAGATGCTCAACAAAGGAACTCTTACCTGATGAAGGGAGTGCTGTGTCGGGATCACCTGAACATAAGTCTTGACAATCTAGTCACACAGCATGAGGTGTTCCAGTGGCCACACCTAAAGGAAATTGCAGATGAAATCAGTTTACCTGATGTCGATTTAGCGGATGAAGTTCACCTGCTTATAGGTCTAGACCAACCAGACATACTTGCTCCTCGTGAGACACGTTGTGGTGAGTCAGGAGAGCCTTATGCAATTCTGACTGGCTTGGGGTGGACACTCCATGGACCAGTAGCTGACGGGTCAACATCTATCTCTGCCAATTTCGTTCAAGCTGACAACTCTTTACAACAAGCTGTTGAAAGATTTTGGAAACTGGATGATCCAGTGCATGTGAACAATGACTCATTGTCAGTAGTCGACGAGCAAGTTGTGGATCTATGGAACAAGCGGTCAGTCAAAGAAGATGGCCACTACACACTACCAATCCCCTTCAAAGAACATCTACCACGACTGCCTAATAACTACACAATGGCCAAACATCGACTGGACCTTCTAGGAAAAAGGCTAAAGAAAGACCCGACTTTGCATCAGAAGTACAAAGAAGGTATCAAAGACTCTTTACTGAAAGGATATGCAGAAGAGGTCATTGACATCAACAGTGAAGATAGTTGCGTGTGGTACCTGCCACATCATCCAGTGATACATCCACGCAAGCCAGAGAAGGTTCGTATTGTCTTCGATTGTGCAGCACGGTACCAAGGTACTTCATTGAATGACCGTGTTCACCAAGGCCCAGACCTTACCAATAAGCTACTGGGAGTTCTTCTCAAGTTTAGGCAAGAACCCATTGCCTTAAATGCGGACATCGAGAGCATGTTTTATCAAGTCCGTGTGCCAACTGATGAAAGAAATGTGCTTCGCTTCCTGTGGTGGCAAGATAACGACCCGGACAAACAACCCAAACATTATCGTATGACAGCTCACCTTTTTGGAGGTGTCTGGAGTCCTAGTGCTGCCAATTTTGCCCTGCAACGAGTAGCTGAAGACAACCGTGGAAACTTCTCTAAGGCTGCTGTGGATACAGTAAGGTCTAATTTCTACGTCGACGATTGTCTTAAGTCCGTATCAACAGAGGAGGATGCCATCAAACTTGCTTCTGAACTCCGGGAACTGCTCAACTGTGGAGGCTTTAGATTAACAAAGTGGTTGAGCAATTCTAAGGAAGTGATGAGATCAATACCAGCTGAGTACTGGGCAAAATCATTGCATGAGGTAAACCTTGACCAAGAGGATTTACCATTTGAACGAACACTGGGCGTCCTTTGGGATGTGGAAAGAGACTGCTTCACATTTGACGTCAAGGCAGTGGACAAACCTACAACAAAGAGAGGAGTATTGAGCACTACCAGTTCCATCTATGATCCTTTAGGATTTGCAAGCCCATTCGTGCTCAAAGCAAAAGCAATCTTTCAAGAGTTGTGCCGCATGAAAGTTGACTGGGATGAGGAGTTACCAGTGGACATGGTTGCACAGTGGCGCAGATGGTTAAATGACCTGCCTCTATTGTCAGCACTGACAATTCCAAGATGTCTTAGGCCAACACCCACTAGTTGTTTGTTAGTTGCCCAACTCCATCACTTTTCCGATGCTTCAGAACTGGCTTACGGTGCTATTTCATACATCAGGATTGGCGACACTTGCAGGCTCGTGATGTCGAAGGCAAGACTTGCTCCCATCAAGCCAGTTAGTATACCACGGCTGGAGCTACTAGCAGCGGTAGTTGCTACAGAGCTGGATCAGCATATCAAGGGGCACTTGGAGATTCCAATTGAAAGGACTTTCTTTTGGACAGACAGTACTATCGTACTTCAGTACATTAACAACAAGCTTTGTCGTTTCAAGACTTTCGTTGCtaaccgtatttcaaaaatacatgagCGTTCAGAACCATGCCAGTGGAGACACATTGACTCTGCTTTGAACCCTGCGGATGATGTTTCTCGAGGAATGAACATGGGAGAGTTTATGTCGAATGAACAATGGGTATCTGGTCCACATTTTCTACGACTTGGGGAGGAACATTGGCCCGCTCAACCTATCATAAATGATTTGCCAGAAGAAGCAGAGATCAAAAGAATCAAAGAGGTCTATGCAGCTAGCGTAAAACCAAACCAAGTGATGGAAAATGCAGTGGACAGACTGCTGGAGCGATACTCCAGTTGGCATCGATTGAAAAGGGCTACTGCTATCTTGTTGCGTGTCAAGGCTTTGTTACGCAAAAGGGCAAGTGGGAATCTTTCTGACCCCATCACTGTTTCTGAGCTTCAACATGCAGAATTAGCCATTCTCAAGTACATACAAACTGCATCTTTTGGATCTTCTCAAGTCAAAACCAGTTCACTTCTCAAGCTTAAATCCTTTGAggatgaaaatgacaaactcCTTCGTGTGGGAGGCAGACTAACAAATGCCCCAATTCCCTTTGAGGCAAAACATCCAGTGATCCTACCTAACAATCATCACGTCACCCAACTGATTATCAGTCACTACCATCTCCGTTTGGGTCATGCGGGTCCAGAAAGAGTACTTTCGGAAATTCGTCAACGTTTCTGGATACTAAAGGGACGTGCTGTCATTAACCGTACTCTCAAGTCATGTATACAGTGTCGAAAGTTAAGAGCTAGACCACAAGTCCAACAAATGGCAGACTTGCCTAACTCTAGAGTGACACCAGGGGAGCCTCCATTCACTCGTGTGGGCATAGACTATTTTGGGCCATTCTTGGTAAAGAAGGCACGGAGTGAGCTCAAGAGGTAtggatgtttgtttacatgtctCACTACAAGAGCTATTCACTTGGAGGTTGCACACACCCTCAATACTGATTCCTTCATCAACGCCTTACAGCGATTTATCGCTAGGAGAGGCCCAGCCACGGAAATCCGATCGGATAACGGGACTAATTTTGTTGGAGGATTACAAGAGTTGCGGAAAGCCATCAGTGAATGGAATCAACAAAAGATTTCTGATTACCTGCTGCAGAACAATGTAAAATGGATCTTTAATCCACCTGCCGCCTCTCACATGGGTGGTGTTTGGGAGCGACAAATTCGCACCGTTCGTTCCATTCTAAACTCTGTTCTATCGCAGCAGGCACCAGATGACGAGGGTTTGACAACATTGTTTTGCTGCGTTGAGTCTATTGTCAATGGTCGACCAATCACGAAACTCTCAGATGACCCATCAGATCCTCTACCACTCACACCAAATCATCTGTTGTTACTCCGTTCTGGTCCAATTCTACCTCCGGGAGCCTTCGTAAAACAGGACATTTACAGACGCAGATGGCGCCAGGTGCAATATCTGGCAGATGTCTTCTGGTGCAGATGGCTCAAGGAGTATTTACCTGCACTGCAACAACGTCAAAAATGGCTACAACCAAAGCAGAATCTTCAAATCGGAGATCTTGTGCTTATTCTGCATGAAAGGACACCACGCAATCATTGGCCGCTAGGTCTGATTACTCAAGTCTATCCAGGTTCAGATGGACTTGTGCGTACTGTGGAAGTGAAAACACAGGCAGGGGTTTTCATCCGTCCTGCTGACAAAATATGCCTCTTAGAAGCCAGTCTTCTTAGTTGA